Below is a genomic region from Bacillales bacterium.
GACCTTGTAGTCACTCAAGGCGTGCTGCTTGCGATTTTTCTCGAATTCGGATTGTTTGCGGAAGTCATTGCCCAACAAATCGCGATGGTCGCCTTTTTAATCTTTTTGCGCGTGGACAAGAAAGACTTGTACCGCTATCCGCTGAATTTGTTAATGTTTTTCTTTATTTCTTACTTTTCCGGCATTGCCTTTTTCGCGGCGGGAGGGGACATAGGTTCGATTGACGTGACTTCGCCGATTGCCATCGTGCCGATTCTCGTATATGTAACGGCGGTATTTATGATCAATCAGTTATTGTTGACCGCCGTTCGCCGATTTTTGATGCGGCAGCGCTACATGTTTTTAGGGAAAGACGTTCTTTGGGAAGCGGTGATGACCTTGCTCATGCTCCCAATTGCGCTGGCTTTGTTTTCGTTGTATTCCGAACTCAAAGCTACGGCGATCTTGTTCGTCGGCGCACCGTTCATCAGTTTGTCAGTCATGCTTCGTATGTATCATTCAAGCGAGAAGATTAACGACTTGCTGCAAAAAACGACCGGCATCGGACGTGAGTTGACTGAACGTCTTGAGGTTAAAGGGACATTAACGATTTTCATCGAAAAGATTACCGAGATTTTCCCCGTTGATATCGCCTACATTCTTGATGTGAATGGGGATGATGACGAGAACATGAAAATTTTGCGCGTGTTTGAGAAAAACAAAGGTCACTTGACTGCCCAAACCCATTTGAGCAAAACTTCGGGCGTCAGCGGCAGGGTATATACGACGGGTGCCGGAGTTCTTTATTTTTCTAGAAAACAGTGGTACCACCTTTCTAAAGGGTTCTTGCCGAAAACGATGCAGTCCATCATTTCTGTTCCGATGCGGAGAAATCAGGAGATCACCGGCATCATCACGCTCGCCGCTAAGCAAAAACACGCATTCGCACGTCACCATTTGATGGTGCTTGA
It encodes:
- a CDS encoding sensor domain-containing diguanylate cyclase — protein: MTARIKAWIWVVWAITWPILLYSVYVQYGFHIEGEVFQYLLFVLLAVIVALMPIQVKGTDLVVTQGVLLAIFLEFGLFAEVIAQQIAMVAFLIFLRVDKKDLYRYPLNLLMFFFISYFSGIAFFAAGGDIGSIDVTSPIAIVPILVYVTAVFMINQLLLTAVRRFLMRQRYMFLGKDVLWEAVMTLLMLPIALALFSLYSELKATAILFVGAPFISLSVMLRMYHSSEKINDLLQKTTGIGRELTERLEVKGTLTIFIEKITEIFPVDIAYILDVNGDDDENMKILRVFEKNKGHLTAQTHLSKTSGVSGRVYTTGAGVLYFSRKQWYHLSKGFLPKTMQSIISVPMRRNQEITGIITLAAKQKHAFARHHLMVLEILANYLAVAVENARNYEETKNRSERDPLTNLYNYRFFMDKLDSMFATPAPAFPFSILLIDLDHFKSINDTYGHDAGNQVLCQFSERLVHLVEEKGTVARYGGEEFVVILHRSDERECLAFAEEVCRKTADQPFFSKEGFREQKIRVTASIGVATAPLHGEDAMSLIRNADRAMFTGAKQQGRNRVAAYTG